In Actinomycetota bacterium, the DNA window CCGGTCCACACCTCGATCGTGTCCGCGGACTCGACCGCCCGGTCGAACGCGATGACCGCCTCGGCGCCGGACGCTGACACGATGCGGCCCACCGGCACCCCGCGGTTGTTCGGGCGCTTCACGCTCATCATCCGGTCGTCTCGGATGCCGTCGAGGTACGCGGTCGAGAAGCCGCGAGAGAACGCCTCGGCGAGCACTGCCTCTTCGGCCGGCAGGACCTCGAACGCGTCCGGGTCCGCCGCCGCGCGGTCCAGCGCGGCGCGGTAGACGCCCGTGACGAGCGCGACGTACTCGGGCGACTTCATGCGGCCCTCGATCTTGAGCGCGGCCACACCGGCCGCGATGAGCCTCGGCAGGGCCTCGAGCCCGCACAGGTCGCGCGTGGACAGCAGGTGCGCCTCGGCGGCCGTCGCGCCGGACGGATCGAGCAGCGCGTACGGAAGGCGGCACGGCTGGGCGCACAGCCCGCGGTTCGCCGAGCGCCCCCCGACGACCGACGAGAGCAGGCACTGGCCGGAGTACGCGAAGCACAGGGCGCCGTGCACGAACGACTCCACCTCGACGCCGTGCGCGGCGAGCACCGCGACCTCGGCGACCGTCAGCTCCCGTGCGAGCGTGACCCGCGCCGCCCCGAGCGCCGCGAGCGCACGCACCGTCGCCGTGTTGTGCGCGCCGATCTGGGTGGACGCGTGCACGCGCAGCTCCGGGAGCGCGCGCCGCACCTCGGCGAGCAGCCCGAGGTCCTGGACGATCACCGCGTCGACGCCGACGGCCCACGCCTCGGCCACCAGCGCGAGGGCGGCGCCGAGCTCGTCATCGCGCACGAGCACGTTCGCGGTCAGGTAGACCCGCGCGCCGCGCAGGTGCGCGTAGCGGCACGCGTCCGCGAGCGAGCCGGCGTCGAAGTTCTCGGCGCCCCGGCGAGCGTTGAGCTCGCGCATGCCGAGGTAGACCGCGTCGGCACCGTTGTTGACCGCGGCGCGCAGCGCGTCCACCCCGCCGGCGGGCGCGAGCAGCTCGGGGACGCGTCTGGGAGGCGTGGAAGATGTGGCCATCGCAGGTGACGGGACGGTGTCGGGGTTGGCAGCGGGCTCGCGTGCGCGTCACAATGTCAGGCTGGATGCGGAAGGAGAAGGATGTCAAGGCGTCGCCGCATGATGCGCCGCAAGCACGGCCAGTCGGTGAAGGTGCTGCTGAGACTCGCCGTCGTCGGACTGGTCGCAACGCTGCTGATCGCCCTGGCCGGCGTGGCGACAGCGTACGCGTACGTGCAGACCTGGCTCAAAGACCTCCCCGACTACGAATCCCCCACCGCGTTCCAGGTGGCCCAGCCGACCCTCGTGTACTCCGCCGACGGCAAACTGCTCGCGAGCTTCTACCTCGAGAACCGCACCGTCGTGAAGTTCGAGGAGATCTCGCAGGACCTCAAGGACGCGACGGTCGCCGTCGAGGACGAGCGCTTCTACCAGCACCCCGGCATCGACATCGCCGGCATCGCGCGCGCGGCGGTCAAGGACATCATCGCCGGCAGCGCCGAGGAAGGCGCCTCGACCATCACCCAGCAGTACGTCCGCAACACCGTGCTCGCCGACGAGCAGTTCGACATCTCGTTCGCGCGCAA includes these proteins:
- a CDS encoding U32 family peptidase produces the protein MATSSTPPRRVPELLAPAGGVDALRAAVNNGADAVYLGMRELNARRGAENFDAGSLADACRYAHLRGARVYLTANVLVRDDELGAALALVAEAWAVGVDAVIVQDLGLLAEVRRALPELRVHASTQIGAHNTATVRALAALGAARVTLARELTVAEVAVLAAHGVEVESFVHGALCFAYSGQCLLSSVVGGRSANRGLCAQPCRLPYALLDPSGATAAEAHLLSTRDLCGLEALPRLIAAGVAALKIEGRMKSPEYVALVTGVYRAALDRAAADPDAFEVLPAEEAVLAEAFSRGFSTAYLDGIRDDRMMSVKRPNNRGVPVGRIVSASGAEAVIAFDRAVESADTIEVWTGSGRFAQRLSEVAVGGVPARSVPAGSRATVRIEGRAGKGDRVVRVANAALLDAARRTFADGAPASLVPADVAVTLRIGEPLRVALTARGVTGEASGPP